From the genome of Anaplasma ovis str. Haibei, one region includes:
- a CDS encoding SURF1 family protein: MPFALLLSLGTWQFLRLREKLHIIETMRMDPVVLPAGELHTYAYRKVKLQGVFEDEKHIRVFAGKIGYYFLQPFLLVDGRRVLVNRGVFTDINAVSSTRDVGARSVGGVLHCKLRSLVRWVVRNDPEENLWFWFDVKNMSKHIGLPDLESCILWGDHTAVSGGLRANQALVVRNDHLGYAITWYSLALVWLLGYVYYIRGTRRSVR, from the coding sequence GTGCCTTTTGCTTTGCTGCTATCATTGGGGACGTGGCAGTTCCTGCGGTTGCGAGAGAAGTTGCACATTATTGAAACAATGCGCATGGATCCCGTAGTCCTTCCTGCTGGTGAGCTGCACACTTACGCGTACAGGAAGGTGAAGTTACAAGGCGTCTTTGAGGACGAGAAGCATATAAGGGTCTTCGCTGGCAAGATAGGATACTACTTCCTGCAGCCATTTTTGTTGGTGGATGGTAGGCGAGTTCTGGTAAACAGAGGAGTGTTTACCGACATCAATGCAGTATCCAGCACTCGCGATGTAGGTGCACGATCAGTCGGTGGCGTATTGCACTGCAAACTGAGAAGTCTGGTGAGATGGGTGGTGCGGAACGATCCGGAGGAGAATCTATGGTTTTGGTTTGACGTAAAAAACATGTCAAAGCACATCGGCCTTCCCGATCTGGAGTCTTGCATATTGTGGGGTGATCACACAGCCGTTTCTGGCGGATTACGCGCCAATCAAGCGCTCGTAGTCAGGAACGACCATCTTGGATACGCCATAACGTGGTACTCCCTAGCACTGGTTTGGTTGTTGGGGTATGTGTACTACATACGTGGAACAAGGCGCTCTGTGCGGTAA
- a CDS encoding F0F1 ATP synthase subunit A: MSPLEQFRVTKLLDIPAFWGIDLSFTNCSLVMVLASVGSILFLCWALRKVNVVPGPAQTAVELIYGFVANTLESNAGAEGLRYIPLVMTTFLFVLACNLAGILPFGFTATSHLSVTLALSLVVCTAVTIIGFRHQGLHFLRIFLPEGTPLWLAPMMVFIKLFAYLARPVSLAIRLAANMIAGHTIIAVIADFVLKMHLVLAPMPFAFIMALIAFEIFVAVLQAYIFTVLTTVYLSDAVASH; this comes from the coding sequence TTGAGTCCGCTGGAGCAGTTCAGAGTAACAAAGTTGCTCGACATACCCGCTTTTTGGGGAATAGACCTGAGTTTCACTAATTGCTCGCTCGTCATGGTGCTTGCATCTGTGGGCTCCATATTGTTTTTGTGTTGGGCGCTTAGAAAGGTCAACGTCGTTCCAGGGCCTGCCCAAACCGCGGTGGAGCTAATTTATGGCTTTGTGGCCAACACCCTTGAAAGCAACGCTGGCGCAGAAGGTCTACGTTACATACCCTTGGTTATGACCACCTTTCTGTTCGTGTTGGCGTGCAACCTAGCGGGAATATTGCCATTTGGGTTCACCGCAACCAGCCACCTATCCGTCACTCTGGCTTTGTCGCTTGTCGTCTGCACGGCCGTTACAATAATCGGGTTTAGGCACCAGGGGCTGCACTTTCTCAGGATATTCCTGCCCGAAGGTACGCCGCTGTGGCTGGCTCCTATGATGGTTTTTATAAAGCTGTTCGCGTACTTGGCACGGCCGGTAAGCCTTGCAATACGTTTGGCAGCAAACATGATCGCCGGTCACACCATAATCGCGGTCATTGCGGACTTCGTGCTTAAGATGCACCTCGTACTGGCACCTATGCCGTTTGCGTTCATAATGGCCCTGATAGCATTTGAGATCTTCGTTGCTGTGTTGCAGGCATATATATTCACCGTACTTACAACCGTATACCTGTCTGACGCTGTAGCTAGCCACTAA
- a CDS encoding iron-containing alcohol dehydrogenase, with amino-acid sequence MTAQFLNMALPHIVAGGYAEVAEYVTEAIHVGQGMLASLPDIASNHAGRALLVADSNTAKLISSAVLNSFNHYTIQGEYCASTALVDCVKHASKSADFIIALGSGSINDVCKYVSKTEGKEYILFPTAPSMNGYTSPNASITIENGTKKSFAGQLPRAIYIDIDILANAPVRMINSGFADFICRSTARADWLLSHVLLGTQYNELPFLISEDVERALIEGYQGLVDRDVDTIMLLMQALLLSGVGMIIAGGSQSASQGEHILACATELLDDYNLLHGERVGVATVVLAKLQKRMCNMQPQLVQTRIDGRSLQQYFGVERAREFYDVLLRKSVDRETAESLNHVIGEKWQYISERVRAEVIDPALLERILHDLKSPYLPEHVGWTAAEYGEVANLAFATRDRFTFLDIAHHAQVPVM; translated from the coding sequence ATGACTGCTCAGTTTCTAAACATGGCTCTGCCACATATTGTTGCTGGCGGGTATGCCGAGGTCGCCGAGTACGTTACTGAAGCCATACATGTGGGCCAAGGTATGCTAGCCAGCCTTCCAGATATAGCATCCAACCATGCGGGTAGGGCGCTTTTGGTTGCTGACTCAAACACTGCAAAACTCATAAGTAGTGCAGTGTTAAATTCCTTTAATCACTATACAATTCAAGGAGAATATTGCGCTTCCACCGCCCTGGTTGACTGCGTAAAGCATGCATCTAAAAGTGCAGATTTCATTATTGCTCTTGGAAGCGGGTCAATAAATGATGTGTGCAAATATGTTAGCAAGACTGAAGGCAAGGAATACATACTGTTTCCAACCGCTCCTTCCATGAATGGATATACCTCCCCCAATGCTTCCATCACGATTGAAAATGGCACAAAAAAATCCTTTGCTGGCCAGCTGCCGCGCGCCATCTACATAGATATAGACATTCTGGCCAACGCACCGGTACGAATGATAAATAGCGGCTTTGCAGATTTTATTTGTCGCTCAACAGCGCGTGCAGACTGGTTACTTTCGCATGTATTGCTAGGTACTCAATATAATGAGTTGCCTTTTCTCATCAGCGAAGATGTAGAACGTGCCCTCATAGAGGGCTACCAAGGCCTTGTGGACAGAGATGTCGATACCATAATGTTGCTTATGCAGGCCCTGCTCCTGTCCGGTGTTGGTATGATAATAGCTGGGGGGAGCCAGTCTGCCAGCCAAGGGGAGCATATATTGGCCTGCGCTACCGAGCTTCTAGACGACTACAACTTGCTGCACGGAGAAAGGGTGGGGGTTGCCACGGTGGTGCTGGCGAAACTACAAAAGAGAATGTGCAACATGCAACCGCAACTTGTGCAAACTCGCATTGATGGCCGTTCACTGCAACAGTATTTTGGTGTGGAGCGAGCGCGAGAGTTTTATGACGTGCTGCTGCGGAAGTCTGTAGACCGCGAAACCGCAGAGAGTCTAAACCACGTAATAGGTGAAAAGTGGCAATATATCTCTGAGAGGGTCAGAGCAGAGGTCATTGACCCTGCACTACTGGAGAGAATTCTGCATGACCTAAAAAGCCCATATCTGCCCGAGCATGTTGGGTGGACTGCTGCAGAGTATGGTGAAGTAGCAAATTTGGCATTCGCCACGAGAGATAGGTTTACATTTCTCGACATTGCTCACCACGCGCAAGTTCCGGTAATGTGA
- a CDS encoding lytic transglycosylase domain-containing protein has translation MKVGPATDRGRWREALSWDTTPSSVPPSYVIAENSMITGSLRHLLLRMACVFLMLPSIANSSGSDIVVPWTIREPEMRGLSKMLEHTNKGDYKATQRIAKRLGKEYVVLAQWLRLRHDCVSQEEVNDFKANHPEWPSPVERTKTAVMTSISEVKPECGRLRKSAVFLNYSTLPRDALISVANRLLWTKRIRAAEYIANNLGEEGLTTTARISFRRNKKDLDSIAVSPVFASMSSDFGLMYDYISWYIKNRQISEEILLLMSSMPKDQKYHRELWYLYRLYIGEIMYYKLSRFYGTAYALARDCTRLVDASTLPEVHWLLGWIALKCLEDHEAASTHFTDFYNTARTQEHKSKAAYWAARSAEKLGNADESLGWFRLAALHKTTFYGQLSLLQLGVNKVLLDTKTIRYSNLHYLRCRKNLFAKIGYMLSRAQRDDIADLFVQHAIKTTNSPEIAGMITELALSSGNTHSALKGAEYIGSKLLLPASLYPQQYLAVHDDHKEIMLSMIRQESKFDKKAKSRSNAIGLMQLLPSTAMELARDLQVEYQESNLLDPEYNIMLGRHYLTKLLKTYNNSLVLALAAYNAGPGNVNLWLKNLGDPRKLESPGELAEWIESIPFPETRTYIQRVLANLHVYNGMSGKIMTLGQ, from the coding sequence GTGAAAGTAGGGCCTGCGACAGACAGAGGTCGCTGGCGCGAAGCGCTTAGTTGGGACACAACACCTTCGTCTGTTCCCCCTAGTTACGTCATCGCCGAAAATTCTATGATCACCGGTTCTTTGCGTCATCTACTGTTGCGCATGGCATGCGTCTTCCTTATGTTGCCGTCAATAGCCAACAGCTCTGGCTCAGACATAGTGGTTCCGTGGACGATAAGAGAGCCAGAAATGCGCGGCCTTTCCAAAATGCTTGAGCACACCAACAAAGGGGACTACAAAGCAACGCAACGTATCGCGAAAAGGCTGGGTAAGGAGTACGTAGTGCTTGCACAGTGGCTGCGGTTACGCCACGACTGCGTCTCTCAAGAGGAGGTAAACGACTTCAAGGCAAACCACCCGGAGTGGCCAAGCCCTGTTGAACGCACAAAAACTGCCGTTATGACGTCTATATCTGAGGTCAAGCCCGAATGCGGACGTCTTAGGAAAAGTGCGGTCTTCCTGAACTACAGCACCCTACCAAGAGATGCGCTCATATCAGTGGCAAACCGGCTACTGTGGACAAAAAGAATACGTGCGGCGGAGTACATCGCTAACAACCTTGGGGAAGAGGGCCTGACTACCACAGCAAGAATAAGCTTTAGACGCAATAAAAAAGACCTAGACAGCATAGCTGTGTCACCCGTTTTTGCGTCTATGAGCTCCGACTTTGGGCTAATGTATGACTACATATCTTGGTACATCAAGAACAGGCAGATCAGTGAAGAAATATTGCTTTTAATGTCTTCGATGCCCAAAGACCAAAAATACCACAGGGAGCTTTGGTACCTCTATAGGTTGTACATTGGTGAGATCATGTACTACAAACTCTCCAGGTTTTACGGCACCGCGTACGCACTAGCTAGAGACTGCACCAGACTTGTGGATGCCAGTACATTGCCCGAAGTACACTGGCTGTTGGGGTGGATCGCGCTTAAATGTCTTGAAGACCATGAAGCAGCCAGCACACATTTTACAGACTTTTACAACACAGCGAGAACGCAAGAACACAAAAGTAAGGCCGCCTACTGGGCCGCGCGCTCTGCCGAAAAGCTGGGTAATGCTGATGAATCTCTCGGGTGGTTTAGGCTTGCAGCACTGCATAAGACAACCTTCTATGGCCAGCTTTCTCTCCTGCAGCTGGGCGTGAACAAAGTTCTGCTTGATACAAAAACCATCAGGTACAGTAACCTACACTACCTGCGTTGCAGGAAAAACCTGTTTGCCAAAATAGGGTATATGTTGTCCAGAGCACAGCGCGATGATATTGCAGATCTGTTCGTGCAACATGCAATAAAAACCACTAATAGCCCGGAGATTGCTGGCATGATAACTGAGCTTGCCCTTTCAAGTGGCAATACTCACTCTGCGCTTAAAGGTGCAGAATATATAGGATCCAAGCTTTTACTGCCAGCGAGTCTTTACCCGCAACAATATTTGGCAGTGCACGATGACCACAAAGAAATAATGCTATCGATGATTAGGCAGGAGAGCAAATTTGACAAAAAAGCCAAAAGTCGGTCCAACGCGATTGGGCTAATGCAATTACTGCCGTCAACCGCAATGGAATTGGCGCGGGATTTACAGGTAGAATACCAAGAGAGTAACCTCTTGGACCCAGAGTATAACATAATGCTGGGGCGTCACTATCTAACAAAGCTGCTTAAGACATATAACAATTCTCTGGTATTGGCCTTGGCGGCTTATAACGCGGGGCCGGGAAATGTGAACCTATGGCTAAAAAACCTAGGAGATCCGAGGAAGTTGGAATCACCAGGAGAACTTGCAGAGTGGATAGAGTCCATACCATTCCCAGAAACTCGCACATACATACAGAGGGTACTTGCGAATTTGCATGTGTACAACGGAATGTCTGGCAAAATTATGACCCTGGGCCAGTAA
- a CDS encoding cbb3-type cytochrome c oxidase subunit I, which produces MAFVDDSNAKTCRGWVLVGVHALGISGILSILVVFLRMPFLKSVIVDADRVFGLSLVLHVDLSVIVWLCSMSSALISMTVHHKPRYLGHCWMVAAVGTAFMVLSALLGDAVPVKSNYVPVIDHWFFFIGLGLFCCGVLLNTLPSVTRRRHQHTDFPMLVGIHGMSAMMTAAVFCFITAYSVTDKNLESLVFYERVFWGAGHLLQGVFGQAFLVVILLKIRHGRFTHPYLISTVFAINALSVIIASAAHIVYPLDFALLAEFFTWHMRIAEAVVPAFLIVFASSNLRTLLQRDNRHLLYSTVMFTYGSILGILSMHGTVTIPAHYHGCVVGMTAAFMGFVYLMMPQFGYRAVSQTWQNIQLLVYSAGQMLHITGLELLGGYGALRKVTHLPDAASAAARYCFSVGGAMAIMGGFLFVMLVLVCVYRGRETKHGTS; this is translated from the coding sequence ATGGCTTTCGTTGATGACAGCAACGCAAAGACTTGTCGTGGATGGGTTTTGGTCGGAGTCCACGCACTGGGAATCTCCGGCATCCTGTCAATACTGGTAGTCTTCCTAAGAATGCCATTTCTCAAGTCAGTAATTGTAGACGCTGACCGGGTGTTTGGCCTGTCACTAGTGCTACACGTGGACCTTTCGGTGATAGTGTGGCTGTGTTCGATGTCCTCCGCGCTGATCAGTATGACCGTACACCATAAGCCAAGATATCTTGGACACTGCTGGATGGTGGCAGCAGTAGGCACTGCATTCATGGTGTTATCAGCGCTCTTGGGAGATGCGGTTCCGGTAAAAAGCAACTATGTACCGGTCATAGATCACTGGTTTTTTTTCATAGGGCTGGGTCTATTCTGCTGCGGGGTACTGCTAAATACTCTACCCTCAGTAACGAGGCGCAGACACCAGCACACTGACTTTCCCATGTTAGTGGGAATACACGGAATGTCTGCCATGATGACCGCGGCAGTGTTTTGCTTCATAACCGCATATTCTGTGACCGACAAAAACCTGGAAAGTCTGGTGTTTTACGAAAGGGTCTTTTGGGGAGCGGGGCACCTCTTGCAAGGTGTATTCGGACAAGCGTTTTTGGTGGTTATACTGTTGAAGATCAGGCATGGACGCTTCACACATCCCTACCTGATCAGCACAGTGTTCGCGATAAATGCCCTGTCCGTCATTATTGCGTCTGCAGCACATATTGTTTACCCGCTAGATTTCGCGCTACTAGCCGAATTTTTCACATGGCATATGCGGATAGCAGAGGCTGTTGTGCCTGCCTTCTTGATAGTGTTTGCGAGCAGCAATCTCAGAACCTTGTTGCAGCGCGACAACAGACATTTGCTTTATTCCACAGTAATGTTCACTTACGGCAGCATCCTTGGCATTCTCAGCATGCATGGCACAGTCACAATACCTGCTCATTACCACGGGTGCGTTGTCGGAATGACAGCAGCTTTCATGGGATTTGTATATCTCATGATGCCACAGTTTGGTTATAGGGCAGTCAGTCAGACCTGGCAAAACATACAACTGCTCGTGTACAGCGCGGGGCAGATGCTCCACATAACCGGATTAGAGTTGCTGGGAGGATACGGGGCCTTACGTAAAGTGACCCATCTGCCAGATGCCGCATCAGCCGCTGCTCGTTACTGTTTTTCAGTGGGCGGCGCCATGGCAATTATGGGCGGGTTCCTTTTCGTTATGCTGGTTTTAGTGTGTGTGTATCGTGGAAGGGAAACAAAACATGGCACCTCATAG
- a CDS encoding pentapeptide repeat-containing protein, with product MRKADINVGRLFFPSKKLAWVAVVCVLLSGTFPHNSSAQAEKQEDPRQAFVRDTESLKKTSYTRRDFREFIVKCNAKGVAPNFKKEFGSNLAGADFSELDMRGAVFEDVNLVQANFRHSNISSTTFSGSDMRGANFSNTDLNRSQFESVDLKFANFALADLNEVKISSSEISYASFLGADMQAAVIKDSQGLHTAFTNADLGAVSVLNSNMSNANFQDIEATGILIQNSDLTSARLFGANLNGARIQNSVLKGSIMYGVRMNFADFTGSDLSNANMEMVSIHSASLHNTNLSNTNMYSADIYHTDMRNANLSGAILGGAVIVGVNLHNAVLARAELKGTAISESILTESDMRDVTLDAGSISDSTLGLAVLSRAKISNSAISRTGMASTFAHTASLDKVTLEKVDLTNAVLSGVKTSQSVYNDVNASGMIWYSAELYDVIIHGTLLRNSVFANSKLGKVSISASNATKASFIESEFVGTSIYRGVLAGSSFQDCTFVNTVIMENDTVPSASGAVTSERELQALLKREKVLDVNYSYLDFSGMQLHEIDFSNSRLAGTNFHEAQLHNVNFSKADLSSADFTDASLVKVNFTESNVSRVVWPDGKMVRQGESVAQHSADGDTKATGQATEQQSEASSQDEHKQKDSAQQPGSKSGESDAAQEKPVGSGGGPSHAGGEAPTTKD from the coding sequence ATGAGAAAAGCAGACATAAACGTGGGCCGCTTGTTTTTTCCCTCGAAAAAACTGGCTTGGGTCGCAGTTGTGTGCGTACTCTTATCAGGGACCTTTCCCCACAACAGCAGCGCACAGGCAGAAAAGCAAGAGGACCCCAGGCAGGCTTTTGTCAGGGACACCGAAAGTCTGAAGAAGACCTCATACACCAGACGTGATTTTAGAGAGTTCATCGTAAAGTGCAACGCTAAGGGGGTTGCCCCAAATTTTAAAAAGGAGTTCGGCAGTAACCTTGCTGGGGCAGATTTTAGCGAGCTGGACATGCGGGGTGCAGTTTTTGAGGATGTTAACCTCGTTCAGGCAAATTTTAGGCACAGCAACATTTCCAGCACGACATTTTCTGGATCAGACATGCGTGGGGCCAACTTTTCGAATACTGATCTGAACAGGTCTCAGTTCGAATCAGTAGATCTCAAGTTCGCCAACTTTGCACTTGCAGATCTCAACGAAGTCAAAATTAGCTCCTCCGAAATCAGTTATGCGTCTTTCCTTGGCGCAGACATGCAGGCTGCGGTAATCAAGGACTCGCAGGGGTTGCATACGGCATTCACAAATGCTGACCTCGGTGCTGTGTCAGTGCTGAACTCAAACATGAGCAATGCAAACTTTCAGGATATAGAAGCAACCGGCATATTGATACAGAATAGCGATCTGACGTCCGCAAGGCTATTTGGCGCCAACTTAAATGGCGCGAGAATACAAAACTCCGTACTAAAGGGTTCTATCATGTACGGAGTACGCATGAATTTTGCAGACTTCACGGGGAGTGATTTGAGCAACGCAAACATGGAGATGGTCAGCATTCACTCCGCGAGTCTGCACAACACAAACTTGAGCAATACTAACATGTACTCCGCCGATATCTATCACACTGATATGCGAAACGCCAATCTAAGTGGCGCAATTTTGGGCGGCGCGGTAATAGTTGGGGTAAATCTGCACAATGCAGTACTGGCAAGGGCCGAACTGAAGGGCACGGCAATATCTGAATCCATTTTAACAGAATCTGACATGAGAGATGTTACACTTGATGCTGGTAGCATTTCTGACAGTACACTCGGGCTTGCCGTGTTGAGTAGAGCAAAAATTAGCAATTCTGCAATTTCGCGGACTGGCATGGCATCAACTTTTGCGCACACTGCAAGTTTGGACAAAGTCACCTTGGAAAAGGTTGACCTAACAAACGCAGTACTGAGCGGGGTCAAGACGTCGCAATCTGTGTACAACGACGTAAACGCCAGTGGAATGATATGGTATTCAGCCGAGTTGTATGATGTCATAATACACGGCACTCTGTTACGCAATTCCGTGTTTGCCAATAGCAAGTTAGGGAAAGTAAGTATATCGGCAAGTAACGCGACAAAAGCCAGTTTTATAGAGTCAGAATTTGTTGGCACGAGCATATATAGGGGCGTTCTGGCTGGATCTAGTTTTCAAGACTGCACATTCGTTAACACTGTTATTATGGAAAACGACACGGTGCCGAGCGCTAGTGGCGCTGTCACATCGGAAAGGGAACTGCAGGCGTTGCTCAAGCGTGAAAAAGTGCTTGATGTAAACTACTCGTATCTGGACTTCAGCGGCATGCAATTACATGAAATAGATTTTTCTAATTCCCGCCTAGCAGGTACCAACTTTCATGAGGCACAATTACACAACGTAAACTTCTCTAAAGCGGACCTTTCCTCTGCAGATTTTACCGACGCATCCCTGGTGAAGGTAAACTTTACGGAATCTAACGTTAGTAGAGTAGTCTGGCCCGATGGGAAAATGGTCCGACAAGGGGAAAGCGTAGCGCAGCACAGCGCCGATGGTGATACCAAGGCTACTGGTCAGGCAACTGAGCAGCAGAGCGAGGCTTCCAGCCAGGACGAGCACAAACAAAAGGATAGTGCGCAACAGCCAGGCTCTAAGTCTGGTGAGAGCGATGCCGCGCAGGAGAAACCCGTAGGTTCGGGCGGTGGACCTAGTCACGCCGGCGGAGAAGCGCCAACAACGAAGGATTGA